Proteins encoded by one window of Bacillus sp. DTU_2020_1000418_1_SI_GHA_SEK_038:
- the selA gene encoding L-seryl-tRNA(Sec) selenium transferase, with the protein MKHLLRNIPPVHELQKENRFIMLAENHGIDLIYMTNQLKMVLSKIREELTLNKWLGAIPGSRDFNDEIFNRLETTLQKQLNYTLKRVINTTGTILHTNLGRARLSESAAQHMLEIALHYSNLEYQLEEGKRGSRHSHVEALIKELTGAEAAMVVNNNAAAVYLILKAIANNKEVVVSRGQLVEIGGSFRISSIMEESGAKLVEIGTTNKTHLADYENAITEQTAMILKVHTSNYKVIGFTKTVGTDELAELSREKNIILYEDLGSGALYDFQKHGIGEEPVVKDVIKQGADLVSFSGDKLLGGPQAGIIAGKKELISLLKKHQLSRVLRVDKMTLAALEGTLLDYVKGMEGLKNIPVIRDILVSQKDLKARTEAFIKKLQSVSHQYDLSIRESFAQIGGGTMPEVSLPSIVAVIKHNTWGAEQLAKKLRTEFSSSIIVRIQKEEVLIDLRTVTNEEEVYIIEALQAI; encoded by the coding sequence ATGAAACACTTGCTTAGAAATATTCCCCCTGTACATGAGCTTCAAAAGGAAAATCGGTTTATTATGTTGGCAGAAAATCACGGGATTGATCTTATATATATGACAAATCAGCTAAAAATGGTCCTTTCAAAGATTCGAGAAGAATTGACTTTAAATAAATGGCTCGGCGCAATACCTGGCAGCAGAGATTTCAACGATGAGATTTTTAATAGGCTAGAAACCACCCTTCAAAAACAACTGAATTATACATTAAAAAGGGTGATCAATACGACAGGGACAATCCTTCATACAAATCTTGGCAGAGCACGTTTGAGTGAAAGCGCTGCCCAGCACATGCTTGAAATAGCCCTTCATTATTCCAATTTGGAGTATCAATTAGAGGAAGGGAAGCGCGGCTCTAGGCATAGTCATGTAGAGGCGCTGATAAAGGAGCTAACCGGTGCAGAAGCAGCGATGGTTGTTAATAATAATGCGGCTGCTGTTTATTTGATATTAAAAGCTATAGCAAATAATAAGGAAGTAGTCGTATCACGCGGTCAGCTTGTTGAAATTGGCGGCTCTTTCAGAATCTCCTCAATTATGGAAGAAAGCGGAGCCAAGCTTGTTGAAATTGGGACAACGAATAAAACACATCTGGCTGACTATGAAAATGCCATTACTGAGCAAACAGCGATGATATTAAAAGTACATACTAGTAACTATAAAGTAATCGGATTCACAAAAACGGTTGGAACAGATGAATTAGCAGAGCTGTCTAGGGAAAAAAATATCATTTTGTATGAGGACTTGGGAAGTGGGGCTCTGTATGATTTCCAAAAGCATGGAATTGGTGAGGAACCTGTTGTGAAAGACGTAATCAAGCAGGGGGCTGATCTCGTTTCCTTTAGCGGGGATAAGCTTTTAGGTGGACCGCAAGCAGGAATTATTGCTGGCAAGAAAGAGCTAATAAGCCTTTTAAAAAAACACCAGCTTTCTCGTGTTTTAAGAGTGGATAAAATGACGCTTGCAGCTCTTGAGGGGACCTTGCTGGATTATGTTAAAGGAATGGAAGGCTTAAAGAATATCCCTGTTATTAGAGATATTTTAGTATCACAAAAGGATCTTAAGGCAAGGACAGAGGCCTTTATCAAAAAATTGCAAAGCGTTTCACATCAGTACGACCTTTCAATTAGAGAAAGTTTTGCACAAATAGGCGGAGGAACGATGCCAGAGGTTAGTCTTCCTTCTATTGTTGCTGTCATTAAGCATAATACATGGGGAGCGGAGCAGCTTGCAAAAAAATTAAGAACAGAATTCTCTTCTTCCATTATAGTCCGTATTCAGAAAGAAGAAGTATTAATAGATCTGAGAACTGTTACAAATGAGGAAGAAGTTTATATTATTGAAGCTCTTCAAGCAATATGA
- a CDS encoding arylamine N-acetyltransferase family protein, which produces MEVQKYLKRLEVEKNSPTLDYLSKLQKYHMEKIPFENLDVTRKVKIELDVCRIYKKVIGHHRGGFCYELNGLFQQLLTKLGFKAHLIACTVNKPTGWAMPNTHAAIMVLLDQPYLVDVGFGDSVRQPVPLTGEERTDVSGTYRVNNAAEGIYDLQRYEEQKWKILYRFADLPKQIGEFTEGCHYNQTSPESTFTHGDIVTIATKTGRITLNGLTVTETKNKQKNKWDLTEEEKKQFLKEAFQITI; this is translated from the coding sequence ATGGAAGTTCAAAAATACTTAAAAAGATTAGAAGTTGAGAAAAATTCTCCAACGCTTGACTACCTATCAAAATTGCAAAAGTATCACATGGAAAAGATCCCTTTCGAAAATCTCGATGTTACAAGAAAGGTGAAAATTGAGTTAGATGTTTGCCGAATTTACAAAAAAGTAATTGGCCATCATCGTGGTGGTTTTTGCTATGAGCTAAATGGTCTTTTTCAGCAATTATTAACTAAACTCGGTTTTAAGGCTCATTTAATTGCTTGCACGGTCAATAAACCGACCGGATGGGCAATGCCAAATACCCATGCTGCAATCATGGTACTGCTTGATCAACCCTACCTTGTCGATGTTGGCTTCGGTGACTCTGTCAGGCAGCCAGTACCATTAACTGGAGAAGAACGTACCGATGTGAGTGGGACCTATCGGGTCAATAATGCGGCTGAAGGGATCTATGATCTCCAAAGATATGAAGAGCAGAAGTGGAAAATATTATACCGCTTTGCTGACTTACCGAAACAAATCGGTGAGTTCACTGAAGGATGCCATTACAATCAAACATCCCCTGAATCAACATTTACACATGGAGATATCGTTACTATCGCAACTAAGACAGGCAGAATAACACTAAATGGATTAACAGTTACTGAAACCAAAAACAAGCAGAAAAATAAGTGGGATTTAACTGAAGAAGAAAAAAAGCAGTTTTTAAAAGAAGCATTTCAAATTACGATTTAA
- a CDS encoding glycine C-acetyltransferase — MSSNTLDVFLKENLEDLRGKGLYNIIDPLESPNGPIIKINGRELINLSSNNYLGLATDERLKEAATEAINKYGVGAGAVRTINGTLELHVKLEEKLAEFKHTEAAIAYQSGFNCNMAAISAVMDKNDAILSDELNHASIIDGCRLSKAKIIRFNHSDMEDLRAKAKEAKESGLYNKIMVITDGVFSMDGDIAKLPEIVKIAEEFDLITYVDDAHGSGVLGEGAGTVKHFGLSDKIDFQIGTLSKAIGVVGGYVAGKQELIDWLKVRSRPFLFSTSLTPADVAASIMAIETLMESTELNEKLWENVNYLKAGLKGLGFDIGDSETPITPCIIGDEVRTQEFSKKLNEAGVYAKSIVFPTVPQGTGRVRNMPTAAHTKEMLDQAIAIYEKVGKEMGVI, encoded by the coding sequence ATGTCAAGCAATACATTAGATGTTTTTTTAAAGGAAAACCTTGAAGATTTAAGAGGAAAGGGTCTATATAATATTATCGATCCTTTAGAAAGTCCAAACGGACCCATTATTAAGATTAATGGCAGAGAGCTGATTAATCTATCTTCAAATAACTATTTAGGGTTAGCTACTGATGAACGATTAAAGGAAGCTGCAACTGAAGCGATTAATAAATACGGGGTTGGAGCGGGAGCCGTTCGAACGATTAATGGAACATTAGAACTGCATGTAAAGCTTGAAGAAAAACTTGCAGAATTTAAACATACAGAGGCTGCTATTGCCTATCAATCTGGCTTCAATTGCAATATGGCTGCCATCTCAGCTGTCATGGACAAAAATGACGCGATTCTATCCGATGAATTGAATCATGCCTCTATCATTGATGGCTGCCGATTATCGAAGGCAAAGATCATCCGTTTTAATCATTCTGACATGGAAGATTTAAGAGCAAAAGCAAAGGAAGCAAAGGAATCAGGCTTATACAATAAAATCATGGTCATCACCGATGGCGTGTTCTCAATGGATGGTGATATTGCTAAGCTTCCAGAAATTGTGAAAATTGCAGAAGAATTCGACCTGATTACTTATGTTGATGATGCTCATGGATCAGGGGTTTTAGGAGAAGGGGCAGGAACCGTTAAGCATTTCGGTCTTTCTGATAAAATTGATTTTCAAATTGGTACGCTCTCAAAAGCAATTGGTGTTGTTGGCGGATATGTTGCTGGGAAACAAGAGTTAATTGATTGGTTAAAGGTAAGAAGCAGACCATTCTTATTCTCTACCTCATTAACTCCTGCAGATGTGGCTGCCAGTATTATGGCAATTGAAACATTAATGGAAAGTACTGAATTGAATGAGAAGCTTTGGGAGAATGTCAACTATTTGAAAGCTGGTTTAAAAGGCTTAGGCTTTGATATTGGTGATAGTGAAACACCAATCACGCCTTGTATTATTGGCGATGAAGTGAGGACACAGGAATTCAGTAAGAAATTAAACGAAGCTGGCGTTTATGCGAAATCAATCGTTTTCCCGACTGTTCCACAAGGCACCGGAAGGGTTAGAAATATGCCAACAGCCGCACATACGAAGGAAATGCTTGATCAAGCGATTGCTATTTATGAAAAGGTAGGGAAAGAGATGGGGGTTATTTAA
- the selD gene encoding selenide, water dikinase SelD, producing MSEHEKIRLTSLSTKAGUGCKIGPEDLTQVLRLLPKQERVPELLVGHETSDDAGVYQLTDSIALIQTVDYFTPIVDDPYMFGQIAAANALSDVYAMGGQPKTVLNIVGYPVKKLGPDMLAEILRGAADKVNEAGAITVGGHSVDDQEPKFGLSVTGIVHPERFWKNVGARPGDSLVLTKPIGVGILTTGIKRGAVTEEQERAVTDTMAMLNKAAAEILTAFEPHAVTDVTGFGLLGHGSEMARGSDASLEIYYDNVPLLDGTYKLAEQGIVPGGSKANHKWLIEDVQYENISIESQLILCDAITSGGLLVSMPENQAAAYVTKLHESGMPYASIIGKVVSKQEKLIYVK from the coding sequence ATGAGCGAGCATGAAAAAATTCGTTTGACTTCCTTGTCAACAAAAGCTGGCTGAGGCTGCAAAATTGGTCCAGAGGACTTGACGCAAGTTTTGCGTCTATTACCAAAGCAAGAACGAGTACCCGAGCTGCTTGTCGGCCATGAAACATCAGATGATGCTGGTGTATATCAATTAACCGATTCTATTGCATTAATTCAAACTGTTGATTACTTTACTCCAATTGTTGATGACCCATACATGTTTGGTCAAATTGCTGCCGCAAATGCTTTAAGTGATGTATATGCTATGGGCGGTCAGCCAAAAACAGTGCTTAATATCGTTGGCTATCCCGTGAAAAAACTAGGTCCTGATATGCTGGCTGAGATTTTAAGAGGTGCGGCCGATAAAGTGAATGAAGCTGGTGCGATTACGGTTGGCGGGCATTCTGTTGATGATCAGGAACCGAAATTCGGTCTATCTGTAACTGGGATTGTACATCCCGAACGTTTTTGGAAAAATGTCGGTGCAAGGCCAGGAGATTCCCTTGTTTTAACAAAACCTATTGGTGTTGGGATTTTAACTACAGGGATCAAAAGAGGTGCTGTAACCGAGGAACAGGAGCGAGCGGTTACCGATACAATGGCAATGCTAAATAAAGCGGCTGCAGAAATTTTGACTGCATTTGAACCCCATGCCGTGACAGATGTTACCGGATTCGGATTACTTGGACACGGAAGTGAAATGGCCCGTGGAAGTGATGCAAGCCTAGAAATTTACTACGACAATGTTCCACTTTTAGATGGTACATATAAGCTTGCTGAACAAGGAATCGTCCCAGGGGGATCGAAGGCAAACCATAAATGGCTGATTGAAGATGTACAATATGAAAATATCTCGATAGAAAGCCAATTAATATTATGTGATGCGATTACTTCTGGAGGCTTACTTGTTTCTATGCCTGAAAATCAGGCTGCAGCCTATGTAACAAAATTACATGAGTCAGGAATGCCTTATGCATCCATTATTGGCAAGGTAGTTTCTAAACAGGAAAAATTAATTTATGTCAAATAA
- a CDS encoding catalase — protein MTKNDNQKKLTTAAGAPVVDNQNSMTAGPRGPILLQDVWLLEKLAHFDREVIPERRMHAKGSGAFGTFTVTHDITKYTKAKIFSEIGKQTDMFVRFSTVAGERGAADAERDIRGFSMRFYTEEGNWDLVGNNTPVFFFRDPMQFPDLNHAVKRDPRTNMRSANNNWDFWTSLPEALHQVTIVMSDRGIPKSYRTMHGFGSHTFSMINDENERVWVKFHMRSQQGIENLTDEEAEVLVGKDRESHQRDLYENIENGNFPKWKMYIQVMTEEQARNHPDNPFDLTKVWYKKDYPLIEVGEWVLNRNPENYFAEVEQAAFTPANVVPGISFSPDRMLQGRLFSYGDAQRYRLGVNHHQIPVNQPKCPFHSFHRDGAMRVDGNKGSTIHYEPNSYGEWKEQPKYKEPYLALQGDAGQWDFREDDDNYFEQPGRLFNIMSKEQQQVLFENTARNMNGVERHIQIRHIKHCYQADPAYGEGVAKAIGIPMSEIEVEAKEER, from the coding sequence ATGACTAAGAATGATAATCAAAAGAAATTGACTACTGCAGCAGGCGCCCCTGTTGTTGATAATCAGAACTCAATGACGGCAGGTCCAAGAGGCCCGATTCTATTGCAGGATGTATGGTTATTAGAAAAGCTAGCTCATTTTGACAGAGAAGTAATTCCTGAGAGACGAATGCATGCGAAGGGATCCGGTGCCTTTGGTACGTTTACAGTCACGCATGATATTACAAAATATACAAAGGCAAAAATTTTTTCTGAGATTGGTAAACAAACAGATATGTTTGTACGTTTTTCTACCGTTGCTGGTGAGCGTGGTGCGGCAGATGCTGAACGGGATATTCGTGGATTCTCTATGAGATTTTATACGGAAGAAGGAAACTGGGATCTTGTTGGAAATAATACACCTGTGTTCTTCTTCAGAGACCCGATGCAATTCCCTGATTTGAACCATGCCGTTAAGCGTGACCCTCGCACGAATATGCGAAGCGCTAACAACAACTGGGACTTCTGGACTTCACTTCCCGAAGCTTTACACCAAGTTACCATCGTCATGAGTGACCGCGGCATTCCAAAGTCGTATCGTACGATGCATGGATTCGGAAGCCATACATTCAGTATGATCAATGATGAAAATGAACGAGTATGGGTGAAATTCCACATGCGTTCTCAACAAGGCATTGAAAATTTAACTGACGAAGAAGCAGAAGTGCTTGTTGGAAAAGATCGTGAAAGCCATCAGAGAGATCTCTATGAAAATATCGAAAATGGCAACTTCCCGAAATGGAAAATGTATATCCAGGTGATGACAGAGGAACAAGCAAGAAATCATCCTGATAACCCATTTGATTTAACGAAAGTATGGTACAAGAAGGACTACCCTCTCATTGAGGTTGGTGAATGGGTTCTCAATCGCAATCCGGAAAACTATTTCGCTGAAGTAGAACAAGCTGCCTTTACACCGGCTAATGTCGTACCGGGTATTAGCTTCTCACCAGATAGAATGCTACAAGGCAGATTATTCTCTTACGGGGATGCGCAGCGGTACCGTTTAGGTGTGAATCACCATCAAATTCCAGTTAACCAGCCAAAATGTCCTTTCCACAGCTTCCACCGTGATGGAGCAATGAGAGTGGACGGTAACAAAGGAAGCACCATTCACTATGAACCAAATAGTTATGGGGAATGGAAAGAACAACCTAAGTATAAAGAACCGTATCTTGCTCTCCAAGGGGATGCCGGTCAGTGGGACTTTAGAGAAGATGATGACAACTACTTTGAACAGCCTGGCCGTCTCTTCAACATAATGAGCAAAGAACAACAACAAGTATTGTTTGAAAATACGGCTCGTAATATGAATGGTGTTGAAAGACATATTCAAATTCGCCATATCAAACATTGCTATCAAGCGGACCCTGCTTATGGTGAAGGTGTCGCAAAAGCTATTGGCATCCCGATGAGTGAAATCGAAGTTGAAGCAAAGGAAGAAAGATAA
- a CDS encoding L-threonine 3-dehydrogenase gives MKKVFITGALGQIGSELTLKLRDIYGADNVIATDIRKNDSEAALSGPFEVVDVTDTKTMIETAKKYQVDTIIHMAALLSATAEKNPVFAWNLNMGGLVNALEAARELNCKFFTPSSIGAFGPSTPKDNTPQDTIQRPTTMYGVNKVAGELLADYYYYKFGVDTRGLRFPGLISHVTPPGGGTTDYAVEIYYEAIKNKHYTSYIAEGTYMDMMYMPDALNAIVDLMEADPSKLNHRNSFNVTAMSFEPEQIAAEIRKSIPEFTMDYQVDPIRQTIADSWPNSLDATAAREEWGFKAEYDLAKMTKDMLEKLRK, from the coding sequence ATGAAAAAGGTTTTTATTACAGGAGCATTAGGTCAAATTGGCTCAGAGTTAACGTTGAAACTAAGAGATATATACGGGGCAGATAATGTAATTGCCACTGATATTAGAAAGAATGATTCAGAGGCTGCTCTTTCTGGTCCTTTTGAAGTTGTGGATGTAACAGACACGAAAACGATGATTGAAACTGCTAAGAAGTATCAAGTAGATACTATAATTCATATGGCTGCTTTACTTTCCGCAACAGCTGAAAAAAACCCAGTATTTGCTTGGAATTTAAATATGGGCGGACTAGTGAATGCCTTAGAAGCTGCCCGTGAGTTAAACTGCAAATTTTTCACACCAAGCTCAATTGGTGCCTTTGGTCCATCAACACCAAAGGATAACACCCCGCAGGATACAATACAGCGCCCTACGACTATGTATGGGGTTAATAAAGTGGCAGGGGAATTACTAGCAGATTATTACTATTATAAATTTGGCGTTGATACGAGAGGCTTGAGATTTCCAGGGTTAATCTCGCATGTGACCCCTCCTGGAGGCGGTACAACCGATTATGCTGTAGAAATTTACTATGAAGCGATCAAAAATAAACATTATACTTCTTATATTGCCGAAGGAACTTATATGGATATGATGTATATGCCTGACGCATTGAATGCAATTGTAGACCTAATGGAGGCAGACCCTTCAAAATTAAATCATCGTAATTCATTTAATGTAACAGCAATGAGTTTTGAACCTGAACAAATTGCTGCCGAAATTAGAAAATCTATTCCAGAGTTTACGATGGATTACCAGGTAGACCCTATTCGTCAAACGATTGCTGACAGCTGGCCAAACTCGCTTGATGCCACAGCTGCAAGAGAAGAGTGGGGCTTTAAAGCAGAATATGACTTAGCTAAAATGACGAAGGATATGTTAGAGAAGCTTCGAAAATAA